One part of the Bacteroidota bacterium genome encodes these proteins:
- a CDS encoding nodulation protein NfeD — translation MKSKTSLLICTIVLLLSSLGFAQSTVYRVTFDEEISLSLVPYLKRALELATKEKADALIVEINTFGGRVDAATQLKDLLIDAKIPTLAFVNKRAISAGALITLSCKKIAMAPGSTMGAATVVDQEGKKGSEKYQSYMRAEMRSTAQKNGRNPKIAEGMVDERIVIPGLVDSTQLVSLDDVEAVNLKMADTIVGSAKAAAEAFGYSNPLIIDVKTNWAEEFVRFLNNPIIASLLIMLGLAGIYTEIKTPGFGVPGILGIVFLTLFFGSSLILDLASWFEVVLFILGLAAILVEIFLIPGFGVAGVVGILLMIASLFFSLVNTEGYFDSSLIQMAIIQLGSAIFGFFFLGFLAYKFLPNTRTFKAFVLDTESGSKTGFTSAPDYSGLVGKEGTALTVLRPAGTALIEEKRYDVVTQGDYIEKDSPLKVIMVEGVRIVVQKRM, via the coding sequence ATGAAATCAAAAACTTCGCTTCTAATTTGTACTATCGTATTACTTTTAAGTTCCCTCGGCTTTGCCCAATCGACGGTTTACCGTGTTACATTCGATGAGGAAATCTCACTTTCTCTCGTTCCCTACCTAAAAAGGGCACTTGAACTGGCAACAAAAGAGAAGGCAGATGCTCTGATAGTCGAGATAAACACCTTTGGCGGCAGAGTTGACGCTGCCACGCAACTGAAAGACCTGCTGATTGATGCAAAAATTCCTACCCTGGCTTTTGTTAATAAGAGAGCCATTTCTGCGGGTGCACTCATTACCCTCTCCTGCAAAAAAATTGCCATGGCACCCGGAAGCACGATGGGAGCCGCGACGGTGGTTGACCAGGAGGGTAAAAAAGGATCTGAAAAATATCAGTCGTATATGCGGGCTGAGATGAGATCTACGGCACAAAAAAACGGCAGAAATCCTAAAATTGCTGAGGGCATGGTCGACGAAAGAATTGTAATACCCGGGCTGGTGGATTCCACACAACTGGTCTCGCTCGATGATGTCGAGGCAGTGAACCTGAAAATGGCTGACACAATAGTCGGTTCGGCAAAAGCTGCGGCAGAGGCTTTTGGTTACTCCAATCCCCTGATCATCGATGTGAAAACCAACTGGGCTGAAGAATTCGTACGATTTTTGAACAACCCGATAATCGCCTCCCTGCTTATAATGCTCGGACTCGCGGGTATATATACTGAAATCAAAACTCCCGGATTCGGTGTGCCGGGTATTCTTGGCATTGTATTTCTCACTCTGTTTTTTGGATCTTCTCTAATTCTTGATCTGGCTTCATGGTTCGAAGTGGTGCTTTTTATCTTGGGCCTTGCAGCTATTCTGGTTGAAATATTTCTGATTCCCGGATTTGGAGTTGCCGGTGTGGTCGGTATTCTCCTTATGATCGCTTCCCTCTTCTTTTCCCTGGTTAATACCGAAGGATATTTCGACTCTTCCCTTATTCAGATGGCTATTATTCAATTGGGGTCGGCAATTTTTGGATTCTTTTTCCTCGGATTTCTTGCTTACAAGTTCCTTCCAAACACCAGGACATTCAAGGCTTTCGTACTGGATACAGAATCGGGTTCAAAAACCGGCTTTACTTCTGCTCCTGATTATTCCGGACTCGTTGGAAAGGAAGGTACAGCGCTTACTGTCCTGAGACCTGCAGGCACAGCTTTGATTGAGGAAAAGAGGTACGATGTTGTAACTCAGGGAGATTATATCGAAAAGGACTCACCCCTCAAAGTAATTATGGTGGAGGGTGTAAGAATAGTGGTTCAGAAACGGATGTAA
- a CDS encoding DUF6263 family protein produces MFSIFVLSSVVILSGCGEKGSEAVQGATEIDTNYLKVEDVKAAEGVTTFGYKLEKGDKFTYKVAFINKITQDMKADTVISQKVDQRNVLIIDFEVKDVDKDTIAEVEVTTRSVYVKSDLNGTVKEYKTGDKLDSTSRIDFGFYEALSGNSFMARIDKKGTIREVYKVDKIVDNALPKTNGKDSISAQQREMATTEVAENLKGMILQVFRNFSNGSLKANETYSDKKPPVADPSRMYQLNATQLYTLKEKGKFNGSDISIIDAGYDASYEFNPELAQQGIKVDKSLITGGGKVYYNDKEGKLQKSRTNLVEEIAFSGEIPDKTGKKIPFTSVKKSLIVNIVEKIK; encoded by the coding sequence ATGTTTTCAATATTCGTTCTGTCTTCCGTCGTGATTCTTTCGGGATGTGGAGAAAAAGGTTCTGAAGCCGTTCAGGGTGCCACAGAAATAGATACCAATTATCTCAAAGTGGAAGATGTAAAAGCCGCAGAAGGTGTTACAACTTTCGGTTACAAACTGGAAAAAGGAGATAAGTTCACTTACAAAGTGGCTTTTATCAACAAAATTACACAGGATATGAAGGCTGATACCGTCATTTCGCAAAAAGTTGATCAGAGAAATGTACTTATTATCGATTTTGAAGTGAAGGATGTTGACAAAGATACAATAGCAGAGGTTGAAGTAACAACCAGAAGCGTATATGTGAAATCAGATCTAAACGGTACCGTAAAAGAGTATAAAACGGGTGACAAACTCGATTCCACAAGCAGAATCGATTTTGGCTTCTATGAGGCTTTATCCGGTAATTCTTTTATGGCAAGAATCGATAAAAAAGGGACAATTCGCGAAGTCTACAAAGTCGATAAAATTGTTGACAATGCACTTCCAAAAACAAATGGTAAAGATTCAATTTCTGCACAGCAGAGAGAAATGGCAACCACTGAAGTTGCAGAGAATCTTAAGGGAATGATTCTTCAGGTGTTTAGAAACTTTTCGAATGGCAGCCTTAAAGCCAATGAGACCTATAGTGACAAAAAACCACCCGTTGCAGATCCCAGCAGGATGTACCAGTTGAATGCTACACAGCTTTACACGCTTAAAGAAAAAGGTAAATTCAACGGTAGCGACATTTCCATAATTGATGCAGGATATGATGCATCGTATGAATTTAATCCCGAACTCGCACAGCAGGGAATCAAAGTTGATAAAAGCTTGATTACCGGTGGCGGCAAGGTTTACTACAATGATAAAGAAGGCAAACTTCAGAAGTCAAGAACAAATCTTGTTGAGGAAATCGCTTTCAGCGGTGAGATACCCGACAAAACAGGTAAAAAGATTCCATTCACGAGTGTTAAAAAATCACTCATCGTGAACATAGTTGAGAAAATTAAATAA
- a CDS encoding DUF1343 domain-containing protein: MAVFFLLLPFTLFGCQRNTESGSDTSLNASEKEKFKNGVDVFLEEKVPEIAGKRVGVVTNHSAITADGKHLVDALHFDKKIKITAVFGPEHGFRGDAAAGKKIDDSKDEKTGLPVYSLYGATKKPTSEMLAGVDVMLFSIRDVGVRFYTYISTLYYVMEACGEKGIPVLVIDQPNIIACTYVDGPIVDESLFSFVGITALPIAHGMTVGELALFFKDDILKRKEIKCDVDVVRMKGYYRETEFDSTGMKWLNPSPNLRSVLAAKVYPGNCLLENTNLSEGRGTEDPFLIFGAPFVNSGELAEAISRFPGIKKVETVEFTPRESAAATKPKYLNEKCNGVRIKETTPEFESVKFGFFLLDHLLKAYPGKFEIREKGFSGKAGKNGIREVLEKSGWEAVVQGYKPELQQFMQLRNKYLLYTNLR, encoded by the coding sequence GTGGCTGTTTTTTTTCTTCTCCTTCCTTTTACTTTATTCGGATGTCAAAGAAATACAGAATCAGGATCAGATACATCGTTAAATGCTTCTGAAAAAGAGAAATTCAAAAACGGTGTTGATGTGTTTCTTGAAGAGAAGGTCCCGGAGATTGCAGGAAAACGGGTTGGAGTGGTAACAAATCATTCTGCGATTACGGCAGATGGTAAACATCTCGTAGATGCTCTCCATTTCGATAAGAAGATCAAAATTACTGCTGTGTTTGGTCCTGAGCATGGTTTCCGTGGTGATGCGGCTGCAGGAAAGAAAATAGACGATTCCAAAGATGAAAAAACGGGATTGCCGGTTTATTCGTTATATGGGGCGACAAAAAAACCAACCTCTGAAATGCTCGCCGGGGTTGATGTCATGCTTTTCTCAATAAGGGATGTCGGAGTTAGATTCTACACATACATTTCAACCCTCTATTATGTAATGGAAGCGTGTGGTGAAAAAGGGATACCGGTGCTGGTTATCGATCAACCGAATATCATCGCGTGCACATATGTGGATGGTCCAATTGTTGACGAGTCTCTTTTTTCATTTGTCGGTATAACAGCATTGCCCATTGCGCATGGGATGACCGTCGGCGAACTTGCACTCTTTTTTAAGGATGATATTCTAAAGAGAAAAGAGATTAAGTGTGATGTCGATGTTGTCAGGATGAAAGGTTATTACAGAGAGACGGAATTTGACTCTACAGGCATGAAATGGTTGAATCCGTCACCGAATCTAAGGTCGGTACTTGCGGCAAAAGTATATCCCGGTAACTGTCTTCTTGAGAATACGAATCTCTCGGAAGGGAGGGGAACCGAGGATCCGTTTCTGATCTTTGGAGCTCCATTTGTAAATTCAGGCGAACTGGCTGAAGCGATCTCACGATTCCCCGGCATCAAAAAAGTGGAAACAGTTGAATTTACTCCCCGTGAAAGTGCTGCAGCGACCAAGCCCAAGTATTTGAATGAAAAATGCAACGGGGTAAGAATAAAAGAAACAACTCCTGAATTCGAGTCTGTGAAATTCGGTTTTTTCCTCCTTGATCATTTGTTAAAGGCTTATCCGGGAAAATTTGAAATCAGGGAAAAAGGATTCAGCGGTAAAGCCGGGAAAAATGGGATCAGGGAAGTTTTGGAAAAGTCAGGGTGGGAGGCTGTTGTTCAAGGTTACAAACCGGAGCTGCAGCAGTTCATGCAACTTAGAAACAAGTATTTATTATACACTAACTTAAGGTAA
- a CDS encoding NUDIX hydrolase: protein MPISRWKKLKSREYHRNPFWNYRIDDFVIPSTGFKGKYYYVDTNGSSMVIPVNDEGNLLLVEQYRYLNKRFSLEFPCGGIKTGSTPEETAMLELREETGFSAKKMTKIGKFCPFNGVTNENCFVYFARDLVPDMKNPDDTEELRVVEILIPMFEAMVYQGKIFDGMTLAAWAMAKHKIMEKL, encoded by the coding sequence ATGCCAATTTCCCGCTGGAAAAAACTTAAGAGCCGGGAGTATCACAGAAATCCTTTCTGGAATTACCGCATTGATGATTTTGTAATCCCCTCAACGGGTTTCAAAGGAAAATATTATTATGTGGATACTAACGGCTCTTCAATGGTCATTCCTGTAAATGACGAAGGTAACCTGCTTCTCGTGGAACAATACCGTTATTTGAACAAGAGGTTTTCTCTTGAGTTTCCGTGTGGCGGAATTAAAACAGGTTCGACACCTGAGGAAACTGCTATGCTCGAATTAAGGGAAGAAACCGGTTTTTCTGCAAAAAAAATGACAAAAATCGGCAAATTCTGTCCATTTAACGGTGTGACGAACGAAAACTGTTTCGTTTATTTTGCAAGAGACCTTGTCCCTGACATGAAGAACCCGGACGATACAGAGGAATTAAGGGTAGTGGAAATTCTCATTCCCATGTTTGAAGCGATGGTCTACCAAGGAAAAATATTTGATGGTATGACACTTGCAGCATGGGCTATGGCTAAGCACAAAATTATGGAGAAGCTTTGA
- the ndk gene encoding nucleoside-diphosphate kinase encodes MLSNLTFAIIKPDAVRNNYIGQIITMITEAGFKVKAMKMTRMSADSAKGFYEVHKERPFYGELVEFMSSGPCVPLMLEKENAVADFRKLIGATDPAQAEEGTIRKKYAGGKAENAVHGSDSDENALIEISHFFSRDERLNNYPL; translated from the coding sequence ATATTGAGCAATCTGACTTTTGCAATCATTAAACCTGATGCAGTAAGAAACAATTATATCGGTCAAATTATCACAATGATAACCGAAGCCGGATTCAAAGTAAAAGCGATGAAAATGACAAGAATGAGCGCGGATTCAGCAAAAGGATTCTACGAAGTTCACAAAGAGAGACCTTTCTACGGTGAGCTGGTTGAATTCATGTCATCAGGACCATGTGTTCCATTAATGCTCGAAAAAGAAAATGCAGTGGCTGATTTCAGAAAACTGATCGGAGCAACAGACCCTGCACAAGCAGAAGAGGGCACAATCAGAAAAAAATATGCCGGCGGTAAAGCTGAAAATGCTGTGCACGGTTCCGACAGCGATGAAAATGCACTTATAGAGATTTCTCATTTCTTTTCCCGTGATGAACGGTTGAATAACTACCCTCTTTAA
- the sucD gene encoding succinate--CoA ligase subunit alpha yields MSILVDKKTRLVVQGITGGEGSFHTRQMVEYKTKVVAGVTPGKGGTEFEGIPVFNTVQEAVDIAKANTSVIFVPASFAADAILEAADAGIKVIICITEGIPAADMIPVYHLIRQKGIVLIGPNCPGVISPGKGKIGIMPGFIHKPGNVGVVSRSGTLTYEAVKQLSDLGIGQSTCVGIGGDPVIGSRFIDIIKLFNEDPETEGIVMIGEIGGSAEEEAAEFIKKNVKKPVVGFIAGQTAPPGRRMGHAGAIISGGKGTAAEKMEAMKKAGIKVVNSPAEIGITMKKALDAKSKKKVNA; encoded by the coding sequence ATGAGCATTCTTGTTGACAAGAAAACCCGCCTTGTGGTACAAGGGATTACGGGAGGAGAGGGATCTTTTCACACCAGACAAATGGTGGAATATAAGACAAAAGTGGTTGCGGGAGTAACACCCGGAAAAGGTGGAACTGAGTTTGAGGGAATACCCGTATTCAATACAGTTCAGGAAGCAGTGGATATTGCAAAAGCCAACACTTCTGTGATTTTTGTCCCTGCATCGTTCGCTGCAGATGCAATACTTGAAGCTGCAGACGCAGGAATAAAAGTGATCATATGCATTACCGAAGGAATTCCTGCGGCTGATATGATTCCTGTTTATCATCTGATCAGACAAAAAGGTATCGTGCTGATCGGACCAAACTGCCCCGGTGTTATTTCCCCCGGGAAAGGGAAAATTGGAATTATGCCCGGTTTCATCCATAAACCGGGTAATGTTGGTGTTGTTTCCCGTTCAGGAACTTTGACTTATGAAGCCGTAAAGCAATTAAGTGATCTCGGTATCGGACAGTCAACCTGTGTCGGAATTGGTGGAGACCCCGTCATTGGTTCAAGATTCATTGACATTATCAAACTGTTCAATGAAGATCCTGAAACCGAGGGAATCGTGATGATCGGTGAGATCGGCGGATCCGCTGAAGAAGAGGCTGCCGAATTTATCAAAAAGAATGTGAAAAAACCTGTCGTAGGATTTATTGCCGGACAGACTGCACCTCCCGGAAGAAGAATGGGACATGCCGGTGCAATTATCTCCGGAGGTAAAGGTACTGCCGCCGAAAAGATGGAAGCGATGAAAAAAGCAGGTATCAAAGTTGTAAATTCGCCCGCAGAGATTGGTATCACAATGAAAAAGGCACTCGATGCCAAATCAAAGAAAAAAGTTAACGCATAA
- a CDS encoding choice-of-anchor A family protein yields MKRINLFILFLSITVSQLFAVVPDSISNKPSVVPVTPPVMSSGTTVRVFGTGTGQNVSFQFPIGTTMNVWAGTLNGDLNGTAAKFYCIDISHWLATWSTSSPNEYTDDGPTNQYISYILNNYAPFTGTPTATEAAAIQIAIWHFSDGVDASTVTNSTIKNRALSIIADANANSNSGSILSTLLFNPGTQSIPVGQNAVFNLTAYNASFQTMQGVNVGFTSTSGSLNFSSAVTDATGTVSNLILTQGSQNTATVSATAHHIIPQGTRYIHKTRPNDQQKIVLATPVNTTVTTNASVTWVSSADLSISKTASSTSGNHGDVISFTITVTNHGLSGATNVAVTDHLPSGLTFNSASASQGSYNSNTGVWTVGSLANGASATLQMTTTVNLQSLNSNYFNLGPATGYNLFVLNDAFQPSSDTEGKVAVGHNAHFAGYSVGDKLTFAPGTEDVLVVGNDLTYISGAVYSGNVVYGHSTNLPINAVSINNGSLRQGSVVDFAAASSYLLNLSTSLSNYPANGNVTFQWGGLELNGTHPLLNVFNVDGAQLSQANNMAINVPNGSVVLINISGTSVSWRGGLTVTGTSISNVLYNFHQATSVTIQGIDIRGSILAPKADMNFVTGVINGQMICKNFTGQGQMNNTGFTGNIPVDANVMNIAEITHSDQYDPDSTPNNGINTEDDYASVTVHLFNYTGGSGGSGGSGGSSGSGTGNWTTQGQFMSNEFIWAITSDNNGNLLVGTIGGKIYRKNGSTFERINPTMTVGYVWSIAVDASGTIYAGTEQGLFKSTNGGTSWSLTSLTGKDVRAIKIDQSGNLYAGTWGFGVLKSADHGASFTSLNTGVLSTAIHALAIDASGNIYAGSFGGGIIKSTNGGAAWTDLNSGFPHIWALAISPNGNIYAGTYGAGVIRSTNNGNTWTSTPVGQAFIYGVTTDANNNVYAASWSNGIFGSSDNGSTWTNLGLSGLGAGSVFSTPSSNIVWAGTENGVLYSLDSPMSVKTTGATVPVEYNLSQNYPNPFNPSTIIRFAIPTESPVTIKVYSITGEMVATILNEVKTAGEYEVSFDAAALPTGVYIYKIDAGKFSSTKKMMLVK; encoded by the coding sequence GTGAAAAGAATCAACCTTTTTATTCTGTTTTTATCAATCACAGTATCACAACTTTTCGCAGTGGTACCTGATTCAATCTCAAACAAACCTTCAGTTGTCCCGGTCACACCACCTGTGATGTCATCCGGCACTACTGTAAGGGTTTTTGGAACCGGAACAGGACAAAATGTCAGTTTCCAGTTCCCAATCGGGACAACAATGAATGTCTGGGCAGGAACTCTTAACGGAGACTTGAACGGGACTGCAGCCAAGTTCTATTGCATCGACATTTCGCATTGGCTTGCTACCTGGTCGACTTCCTCCCCAAACGAATATACTGATGATGGTCCAACCAATCAGTATATTTCCTACATTTTAAATAATTATGCTCCTTTTACAGGAACTCCAACGGCAACTGAAGCTGCAGCAATTCAGATCGCAATCTGGCACTTTAGTGATGGAGTTGACGCAAGTACAGTAACAAATTCAACAATCAAAAACAGAGCTTTGAGCATTATTGCCGATGCGAATGCAAATTCGAACAGCGGATCGATACTCTCAACTCTGCTTTTTAATCCCGGAACACAATCGATTCCTGTTGGACAGAATGCAGTATTTAACCTGACAGCGTATAACGCATCCTTTCAGACAATGCAGGGAGTGAATGTTGGTTTTACATCGACTTCAGGAAGTTTAAATTTCTCATCCGCAGTTACAGATGCAACCGGAACAGTCAGCAATCTGATACTTACCCAGGGCTCACAAAATACCGCAACTGTTTCAGCCACTGCACATCATATAATTCCACAGGGAACCCGCTACATTCACAAAACAAGACCAAACGATCAGCAAAAAATCGTTTTGGCAACTCCTGTGAATACAACCGTGACAACCAATGCAAGTGTTACATGGGTTTCATCAGCAGATTTAAGCATTTCAAAAACCGCCTCTTCCACAAGTGGTAACCACGGTGATGTTATCTCGTTCACCATTACAGTTACCAATCATGGTTTGAGCGGAGCAACTAATGTTGCAGTAACTGATCATCTTCCTTCGGGCTTGACTTTCAATTCCGCTTCAGCATCACAGGGAAGCTACAACAGCAACACAGGAGTGTGGACGGTAGGAAGCCTTGCAAACGGAGCTTCTGCAACCCTTCAAATGACAACAACCGTAAATCTTCAGTCATTAAACTCAAACTATTTCAATCTTGGACCTGCAACTGGCTACAACCTGTTTGTATTGAATGATGCATTCCAGCCTTCATCCGATACAGAAGGAAAAGTTGCTGTCGGTCATAATGCACACTTTGCCGGGTACAGTGTTGGTGACAAACTGACATTTGCTCCCGGAACCGAAGATGTTCTTGTAGTAGGTAACGATCTTACCTACATTTCGGGTGCTGTCTATTCAGGAAATGTTGTTTACGGTCATTCAACAAATCTTCCGATCAATGCAGTAAGCATCAACAACGGTTCTTTAAGACAAGGAAGTGTTGTCGATTTCGCAGCAGCTTCCTCTTATCTCTTGAATTTATCTACCTCACTCTCAAATTATCCTGCAAATGGAAATGTAACTTTCCAGTGGGGTGGTTTGGAACTGAACGGAACTCATCCACTTCTTAATGTCTTCAATGTTGACGGTGCACAGCTTTCACAGGCAAACAATATGGCAATCAATGTGCCAAACGGTTCTGTGGTACTCATAAACATTAGCGGAACCAGTGTAAGCTGGAGAGGTGGTCTTACAGTTACCGGCACTTCGATAAGCAATGTACTTTACAATTTCCATCAGGCTACAAGCGTTACCATACAGGGAATTGACATACGGGGTTCCATACTTGCTCCAAAAGCAGACATGAACTTCGTTACCGGTGTTATTAACGGTCAGATGATCTGCAAGAACTTCACAGGTCAGGGACAGATGAACAATACCGGATTCACAGGTAACATTCCTGTAGATGCAAATGTGATGAATATTGCTGAAATAACTCATTCAGATCAGTATGATCCTGATTCCACACCGAACAATGGTATCAACACAGAAGATGACTATGCCTCTGTTACAGTTCACCTGTTCAACTACACTGGTGGATCGGGTGGCTCAGGCGGATCAGGTGGAAGTTCGGGATCAGGAACCGGCAACTGGACAACCCAGGGTCAGTTTATGAGTAACGAATTTATCTGGGCAATCACCTCTGACAACAATGGTAATCTGCTTGTTGGCACGATCGGTGGAAAGATATACAGGAAAAATGGCTCAACATTTGAGAGAATCAATCCAACGATGACTGTTGGCTATGTTTGGTCAATCGCAGTGGATGCATCCGGAACCATATATGCAGGAACAGAACAGGGATTGTTCAAATCAACCAACGGTGGAACTTCATGGTCGCTGACTTCGCTCACAGGCAAAGATGTCAGGGCGATAAAGATTGATCAGTCAGGCAACCTTTATGCAGGTACATGGGGATTCGGAGTACTTAAATCAGCAGATCATGGTGCCTCATTTACATCATTGAATACCGGTGTGTTAAGTACTGCAATTCATGCACTCGCAATAGATGCCTCCGGAAACATATATGCCGGATCATTCGGTGGTGGTATCATCAAGTCAACCAATGGTGGAGCAGCCTGGACAGATCTTAACTCAGGTTTCCCTCACATTTGGGCACTTGCAATTTCACCAAATGGAAATATTTATGCCGGAACATATGGTGCCGGTGTCATCAGATCAACAAACAACGGGAATACCTGGACCTCCACACCGGTCGGACAGGCATTCATTTATGGAGTAACGACAGATGCAAACAACAATGTTTATGCGGCTTCATGGTCAAATGGTATTTTTGGAAGCTCAGATAATGGAAGCACTTGGACTAACCTGGGACTCTCAGGTCTCGGTGCCGGTTCGGTATTCTCAACACCTTCTTCGAATATCGTATGGGCGGGAACAGAAAATGGAGTACTCTACTCACTCGACTCACCAATGTCTGTCAAGACCACAGGTGCCACAGTACCGGTAGAATACAACCTTTCACAGAATTACCCGAATCCTTTTAATCCTTCGACGATTATAAGATTTGCGATTCCAACTGAAAGCCCTGTCACAATAAAGGTTTACTCGATTACTGGAGAGATGGTAGCAACCATACTCAACGAGGTAAAAACCGCAGGTGAATATGAAGTCAGCTTTGACGCTGCAGCACTTCCTACAGGCGTCTACATTTACAAGATAGATGCAGGAAAATTCAGCAGCACAAAAAAAATGATGCTCGTGAAATAA
- a CDS encoding alpha/beta hydrolase: MEFENLNYKFEITKTEIEAGTVIAHTDMGDGEPVVFLHGLGSYIPAWNKNLDFLSKHFRCIAVDLPGYGKSSKILHPATMDYYASVIIELMKILGYDKFTVCGHSMGGVIALKLAIDHSDKINKMVLVAPGGAETYSDDEKLLIESYLNADKIISNNEQQIANNVKVNFQNFPLDAQFMIDDRTAIRNSSEFRLHATIIARSALGVINSDVPYRLDAIRTPALGIFGEHDKLIPNTFVHPWLTPKDIIETFRSRISNFTIKTYDETGHFIQFEQPEYFNRDVLEFILQ; this comes from the coding sequence ATGGAATTCGAAAACCTCAACTATAAGTTTGAGATAACGAAAACCGAAATTGAAGCGGGAACCGTCATCGCCCATACTGACATGGGCGATGGCGAACCCGTCGTATTCCTTCACGGTCTTGGCAGTTACATCCCAGCCTGGAATAAAAATCTGGACTTCCTCTCAAAACACTTCCGTTGCATTGCTGTTGACCTGCCCGGTTATGGTAAATCTTCCAAAATTCTCCATCCGGCAACCATGGACTACTATGCTTCAGTAATCATTGAACTGATGAAAATTTTGGGCTATGATAAATTTACAGTATGTGGACATTCAATGGGAGGTGTTATAGCATTAAAACTGGCGATTGATCACTCCGACAAGATTAACAAAATGGTTCTTGTTGCTCCGGGTGGAGCCGAAACCTATTCGGATGATGAAAAGCTCCTGATTGAAAGTTATTTGAATGCAGATAAGATAATCTCCAATAATGAACAGCAGATAGCCAATAATGTTAAGGTTAACTTCCAAAACTTCCCTCTAGACGCACAATTCATGATCGACGACCGTACAGCGATAAGAAATTCATCTGAATTCCGGCTCCATGCCACAATAATTGCACGAAGTGCTCTCGGGGTAATTAATTCCGATGTACCTTACCGGCTCGATGCAATTAGAACTCCTGCTTTAGGAATCTTCGGCGAGCATGACAAACTGATTCCAAATACATTCGTCCATCCCTGGTTGACCCCTAAGGATATCATCGAAACATTCCGTTCCAGGATTTCTAATTTTACGATAAAGACTTACGACGAAACAGGGCATTTTATCCAGTTCGAACAACCGGAATATTTTAACCGTGATGTTCTGGAGTTTATTTTACAATAA
- a CDS encoding alpha/beta hydrolase, with translation MKKIFAIALTGLFLFTGCAGFKYTDAPALQFQDVDYSYPTKTVLENPSVAYADLGSGDNTLILIHGLASNAGFWRYVAPELAKKHRVIVVDLPGYGKSQKGDYPYTLSFYAETVKKLIETLKLKNVSLVGHSMGGQISMIFALKYPGLIKSIVLAAPAGFERFQYGEGEWLRNALTPKGVRLNPEDGIRRNLASNFYSWDDKWEWMVEERARNAKATEMKEFTYAVLKCVGAMLDEPTWNRLQNITVPTLIVYGKQDGLIPNPYLNPGFTEDIFKPGAAKIPNSKLVEIDQCGHMLIIEKASEVNKAILDFIK, from the coding sequence ATGAAAAAAATATTTGCAATTGCGCTTACAGGACTCTTCCTTTTTACAGGATGTGCGGGCTTTAAATACACAGATGCACCGGCACTTCAATTTCAGGATGTCGATTACTCATATCCAACGAAGACCGTTCTCGAAAATCCGTCTGTGGCTTATGCTGACCTTGGGTCGGGTGACAACACATTGATTCTGATTCACGGCTTGGCAAGCAACGCCGGATTCTGGAGATATGTTGCTCCCGAGCTGGCAAAAAAACACAGAGTAATTGTTGTCGATCTTCCCGGTTACGGCAAATCACAAAAAGGTGATTACCCTTATACTCTCAGTTTTTATGCTGAAACGGTCAAAAAATTGATCGAAACTCTCAAACTGAAAAATGTTTCATTAGTTGGTCACTCGATGGGTGGGCAGATTTCGATGATTTTCGCCCTGAAATACCCCGGATTGATTAAAAGCATCGTTCTTGCTGCCCCGGCAGGTTTTGAACGATTCCAGTACGGGGAAGGGGAGTGGCTTAGAAACGCACTGACTCCCAAAGGTGTTCGCCTGAACCCAGAAGACGGTATCAGAAGAAATCTGGCGAGTAATTTTTACAGTTGGGATGACAAATGGGAATGGATGGTGGAGGAGCGTGCCAGAAACGCAAAAGCCACTGAGATGAAGGAATTCACTTATGCGGTGCTGAAATGCGTAGGTGCGATGCTTGACGAACCCACCTGGAACAGGCTCCAAAACATTACTGTGCCGACACTTATTGTTTATGGAAAACAGGATGGACTTATCCCTAATCCGTATCTTAATCCCGGATTCACTGAAGATATCTTCAAACCCGGTGCTGCTAAAATTCCAAACAGCAAGCTGGTTGAAATCGATCAATGCGGACACATGTTGATAATAGAAAAAGCCTCTGAAGTCAATAAAGCCATACTCGATTTCATAAAGTAA